In Galactobacillus timonensis, the genomic window CGCTGCTGATTACCCAGTCGGGCGGCGGCTGCCGGGCGAGCAACTACATCAAGCTTCTGCGCAAGGCGCTGGTCCGGGCGGGCTATGACTATGTTCCGGTGGCGAGTGCCAACGTGTCCGGTCTTGAGAAGGGATCCATTCTTCCCTGGACGCCGCGAATGTTGATGAAGATTCTGGCGGCGGTTGAGTATGGGGACATGCTGGTGGCAGTGCGCAATCAGGTGCAGGCCTATGAAATTCATAAGGGCGATGCCGATGCGCTGCAACAGAAATGGCTGGAGCAGCTGGATCAGGATATCCGCCGCAACAAGCACTACCTGATTCCGAGCTTTGGCCATGTGTTCCACCAGATTGCCAGTTCCTTTGCCGGGATTCCTGTCAAGAAGGAGCCGAAGGTGAAGGTCGGCGTTGTCGGTGAGATCTATGTCAAGTTCTCTCCGACCGGCAATAACAATCTGCAGAAGATGCTGGAAAATGAGGGCTGTGAAGTCAACCTGCCGTCGCTGATGGGATATGCGAAGTACTGCATGGCCAACTGGGCGCTGGATACGGAATACTATGGCATTTCCAAGACGATGGGGAAGTGGTGCAGCTTCGGCCTGAAGTTTGTGGAATCCATTTCGAAGAAGATGGCGAAGGCGCTGAAGCAGTTCGGCTTTTATGCGGAAGGTTCGTTCTATGATCTGATGAAGAAGCCGGAAGGGATTCTGGGCCTTGGTACGAAGATGGGTGAAGGATGGCTGCTGACCGGAGAAATGTGTGAGCTGATCGAAAACGGTTATGCCAACATCGTGTGTGCGCAGCCGTTTGGATGTCTGCCGAACCATATTGCAGGCAAAGGTGCCATCAGCAAGCTTCGTCAGCGTTATCCGGAAGCCAACATTACGCCGGTGGACTATGATCCCAGTGCAACGATGGTCAACCAGGAGAACCGGATCAAGCTGATGCTGGCAGTGGCGCGTGAGAATCTGCAGAATGCGACGGAAGCGTCGCGGAAGACAGCAGAGGCTGCGGCCTGAGCACAGAATATAAAGTCAGCACAACGACAAAACCGGAGACGTGTATAGCGCTCCGGTTTTTTTGCGCCGCTACAATAATGGCATGGCAACGACACAGAAATTTCTTGATGTTTACAGCGGTGTTTCCAAACTTCCGGCCGGTCATGCGCGGGATGTGATTGTCCCCGGGTGTATGGTGCTGGAAGGCGGCGCATGGCGTGGCATCTATACGCAGGGCGCGCTTGATTTCTATATGCAGAACGACATCAACATGGCGGCAACCATCGGCGTTTCGGCCGGCGCGATGAGCGGGCTCAGCTATGTTTCGGGACAGATCGGCCGCAGTGCGCGGATCAATCTTTCCTACCGCCATGATCCGAACTACTACGGTGTTCCGGCTGTGCTGCAGAATCACGGGATTACGGGCTTCCAGTTTGTGTTTGAAAATGTGAACAGGGAGGATCCGCTGGACAAAGCTGCATTCAATGATCCGCGCCGCCGCTTCATTGCCCCGGCGACGAATATTGAAACCGGTGAAGCAGAATACTTTGAAAACGGGAAATGCAGCGACATATTTCAGGGGATCCGGGCAAGCGCAACGGTTCCGTTCCTTTCGGAGCCGGTCGAAATCGACGGGAAGAAATATCTGGATGGCGGCATTGCCTGCAAGATTCCAGTGGAGTGGGCGCTGCAGGAAGGCTATGAGAAGATCATCGTCATCAAGACGCAGGATTCTTCCTACCGCAAGACGTCGAATATGCCGGAAGGGCTCATCCGCTCCTTCTATCACAGGTATCCCCGTCTGATGGAGGACATGCTGAGGGAGATGGAGAGCTACAATGCGCTGTGCGATCGGATCGATGCGCTGGCGGAAGAAGGGCGGATCTTTGTTCTGGCACCTTCAAGGCCGATCCGGATTGACCGCTTTGAAAAGAACATGGAACGCCTGGGAGAACTGTACTGGCGCGGTTATCACGATGCAAGTGCCTCCTTCACAAAACTGCAGGAGTATCTGAAGAAGTAAATGAATATGCCGCAGCATTCAGACATAAAGATCGTGCCTGACTGCTGCAGCTTTTTTTGTCCCCCCCCCTGAATTTCAAAAACAGTGAATCTGCGGAAATCAGCCGATTTAAAATATGCAAATCTGCGGAAAAACATCATTTTAAAAACTGCAAATCTGCGGAAAAATGGGATTTGAAAACTTGCAAATCTGCATGTGCATATGTAATTGAATGGTGCAGGGGCTTATTCGTACTGTGGGGAGTAATGAACATGATATTTCAGCGGAAAATATATGATCGTCTTCTGGA contains:
- a CDS encoding 2-hydroxyacyl-CoA dehydratase, producing MEYLTPNFTKDMLKDYTVLVPNMCPVQFRLVKAAMESEGYHRIELIGTGSSEVTQLGLKYVHNDTCYPALIIIGQFLDALNSGKYDVHKTALLITQSGGGCRASNYIKLLRKALVRAGYDYVPVASANVSGLEKGSILPWTPRMLMKILAAVEYGDMLVAVRNQVQAYEIHKGDADALQQKWLEQLDQDIRRNKHYLIPSFGHVFHQIASSFAGIPVKKEPKVKVGVVGEIYVKFSPTGNNNLQKMLENEGCEVNLPSLMGYAKYCMANWALDTEYYGISKTMGKWCSFGLKFVESISKKMAKALKQFGFYAEGSFYDLMKKPEGILGLGTKMGEGWLLTGEMCELIENGYANIVCAQPFGCLPNHIAGKGAISKLRQRYPEANITPVDYDPSATMVNQENRIKLMLAVARENLQNATEASRKTAEAAA
- a CDS encoding patatin-like phospholipase family protein; amino-acid sequence: MATTQKFLDVYSGVSKLPAGHARDVIVPGCMVLEGGAWRGIYTQGALDFYMQNDINMAATIGVSAGAMSGLSYVSGQIGRSARINLSYRHDPNYYGVPAVLQNHGITGFQFVFENVNREDPLDKAAFNDPRRRFIAPATNIETGEAEYFENGKCSDIFQGIRASATVPFLSEPVEIDGKKYLDGGIACKIPVEWALQEGYEKIIVIKTQDSSYRKTSNMPEGLIRSFYHRYPRLMEDMLREMESYNALCDRIDALAEEGRIFVLAPSRPIRIDRFEKNMERLGELYWRGYHDASASFTKLQEYLKK